The sequence TAAAGCGGTTGATAGCAAGAGTGTCAGTCAAATCGCTAATAGACGTATTGGCATAGCCCTTACTCCAAAACAGCATCATTGCTTGTTCTAGCTTTTCTTGCTTACAAAAATTGGCTTTTCTTGCCATACGTCCCTCTAAGATAAAAACCGCATCAAACTGCACCTTCTGGTCATTGTACAAGTACTTGCCATTATCCACTAATTAATTCTTGACCGATCGTTTAGTTATTGCATAGAGTATATCTAAACGATCGGTTAGAAATCAAAGCTGATCAAAAAAACTCTCATAAAGATGGTAATTCTCTAAAAACATACGTGCCAAAAGGAATGAACACATGAAATTGTATGATCACTCGGTTACAGTCAGCTCGAAGCGCCTAAATCTATTTCTGAAAGAAATTGGTGTTACCGATATTGAAAGAGTGGAAGTGAATGTTAGGGAAGGGGGAAACCTAGCCCAAAGCTATCAGGACAAAAGCGTAAACGGTAAAGTACCATTGCTTGAGTTGGATGATGGCACTTACCTCAGCGAAACAGTAGCGATCAGTCGCTATTTTGATGAAATTACGCCGAACGATCTCAACTTATTTGGCGCTAGCACGTTAGAGCGAGCCAAGGTTGAAATGTGGAATCGCATTGTTGAAATTGATGGTATCCAAAACGCATTCCAAGCCTTTAGAAATCTATCGGGTATCTACGCCGACCGAGAGAATTGCGTTGAAGCATGGGGAGAAGAAGCGAAGCATCGAGTCGAGTTGTTCTTGCCTAAACTCGACAAGCAGTTGGGTCAGTCTAAGTACGTAGCGACAGACAATTACACCATCGCAGACATCAGTGCCTATATTTTTGTTTTTGTAGCGGTCAATGCGCTCAAGGTTGATGTATTTGAGACCAGCCAGAACATCAAGCGTTGGTTTGATGATGTGTCTTCTCGTCCAGCTCTACAAAACTAAATTTTAGGCCGCACTTTTGGAAAGTGTCCAATGGAAGAAAAAGGGATGAAGATTGCTCATCCCTTTGTATTTGAAAAATCTCAGCATTTCACTAGGTTTATAAAGAGCGCCTAATGGAGAGCAGAGAGTGAGCCAAAAAAAAATTCTGATGGTTCTAACATCACATAGTCGGATGGGAGAGACTGAACATAAAACTGGCTTTTGGCTTGAGGAGTTTGCCGCGCCTTACTATGTGTTCAAAGATGCCGGCTTGCATATCACCTTATGTTCACCCGCTGGTGGCCACCCTCCAATTGACCCAATTAGCCAACTAGACGAGCAGCAAACTCCCGCCACTCAACGTTTCGAAGCTGATGAGGTCGCGAAAACCCATCTGACTAACACCTTACGCTTGGTTGAAGTCCGAGAGGCCGATTATGATGCGGTGTTTTATCCGGGCGGTCACGGCCCGCTTTGGGATCTCACCTGTGATCCAGACTCTGTCACACTGATTGATGACTTTTATAGTGCTCACAAACCGATAGGGGTTGTCTGCCATGCGGCTGGTGTACTCATTAATGCCGCCAATGAAGACGAATCCCCAATGGTTGAAGGTAAACAGGTCACCGGCTTTAGTAACAGCGAGGAGCAAGCCGTTGGATTAACAGATATTGTGCCTTTTTCGCTGCAAGATGAACTTGTAAAGCGTGGTGCGAGCTTCTCAAAAGCACCAAACTGGCAAGAGTACGTTGTCGTTGACGACCTGCTCGTGACTGGTCAAAACCCAGCCAGTTCTGAAGCCGCAGCAAAAGCGCTGATAAAACTACTGTTAACCGACTAAATCTACCTATCATTTTAATTCCACCAAGTGTGATGGCGGCTACGATTCGAAGAAAATATAATGCCGCTATGACAGGATTCTGACATTGTCCTCAATATTACGTTTTTGAATACAAACAGTCCGTAACATTGTTGGAAGAAAAGATGTCGACAAGAACAGAACGAGAAAAAATGCTGGCAGGTGAGCCTTATCTAGCTTGGGATGAAGAGCTATTATCTGCGCGAGTTAAGTGCCGTCATACACTAAAGAAACTCAACGATAGTATTCCGAATACGCCTGAGTGGAAGGAAGCGCAAGAAGCGTTGATCCCAAACCGTAAAGGCAACCTATATCTTGAGCCGCCATTTCGCTGCGACTATGGTGAAAACATCCATGCTGGCAAGAACTTCTACGCTAACTTCAATTGCGTGATTCTAGATGTCAATGTGGTCGAAATTGGAGACAACGTATTGTTTGCACCAAATGTTCAAATATATACGGCAGGTCATCCGTTAGATGTAAAAGGCCGCGTTGAAGAGGAAGTTGAATTTGGCTTACCAATTAAAATCGGCAATAACGTTTGGATTGGCGGAGGGGCGATCGTTTGTCCTGGTGTTACGATTGGCGACAATGCGGTCATTGGTGCAGGCAGTGTGGTCACCAAAGACATTCCGGCTAACACTCTCGCTGTAGGCAACCCGTGTCGAGTTATCAAACAAATCAATAACGATTAGAGTTGCCTCCTAATTACTTTTTTGGCGCTTGCCAACTTGTCTTTTGATCACCTAATGTGGGTACATGTTAGGTGACTTTCTCTTTGGTTATCCAAATTAGCACCAATAGTTTATGGTGCGTCAAAAAACTGCTGCCAAATCATCGACTTTTTGACGTTTTATTTGATGTTGGTTCCATTAAACCCTATCATGTTCGCTTTGTAATACTCGGTAAAACACTAGTTGTAAACATGGCGTTGCATTATATGGATTTTGAATTGTCGTTAGGTTTGATGGAGTCTGCGTTAGAAAGCGCGTCTGTTGCTGTCATTATTACCGACGAACAAGCTCAAATTTGTTTCGTCAACGATCAGTTCGTCAAGCTAACAGGCTATGCCCGCGAAGAAGTCTTGGGCAAAAATCCGAAACTGCTAAAGTCAGGAAAAACCACATTAGCAACCTATGAGGATATGTGGTCGAAGCTGCTTCAAGGTAAAGATTGGGTAGGCGAACTGGTTAACAAAACGAAAAACGGCTCGCTGTTTATCGAGCATGCTCATATCAGTCCTTTCATCTATTTGGGCAAGTCCTATTACATTGCGGTCAAACGTGATGTGACGTCTGAAAAACACCTCAACGATAAGCTGAGCGATCTCGCTTATTTTGATCCGCTTACTCGTCTTCCAAACCGCACCTCTTTCTTTGAGCATCTGCAACGCTTTCTAGTCGAAGAGCAACAAGCGGAGCACCCGTATTCGTTGTTGTTAATCGATCTCAATGAGTTTAAGTCTATTAAC is a genomic window of Vibrio sp. CB1-14 containing:
- a CDS encoding sugar O-acetyltransferase → MSTRTEREKMLAGEPYLAWDEELLSARVKCRHTLKKLNDSIPNTPEWKEAQEALIPNRKGNLYLEPPFRCDYGENIHAGKNFYANFNCVILDVNVVEIGDNVLFAPNVQIYTAGHPLDVKGRVEEEVEFGLPIKIGNNVWIGGGAIVCPGVTIGDNAVIGAGSVVTKDIPANTLAVGNPCRVIKQINND
- a CDS encoding glutathione binding-like protein, producing MKLYDHSVTVSSKRLNLFLKEIGVTDIERVEVNVREGGNLAQSYQDKSVNGKVPLLELDDGTYLSETVAISRYFDEITPNDLNLFGASTLERAKVEMWNRIVEIDGIQNAFQAFRNLSGIYADRENCVEAWGEEAKHRVELFLPKLDKQLGQSKYVATDNYTIADISAYIFVFVAVNALKVDVFETSQNIKRWFDDVSSRPALQN
- a CDS encoding type 1 glutamine amidotransferase domain-containing protein, with product MVLTSHSRMGETEHKTGFWLEEFAAPYYVFKDAGLHITLCSPAGGHPPIDPISQLDEQQTPATQRFEADEVAKTHLTNTLRLVEVREADYDAVFYPGGHGPLWDLTCDPDSVTLIDDFYSAHKPIGVVCHAAGVLINAANEDESPMVEGKQVTGFSNSEEQAVGLTDIVPFSLQDELVKRGASFSKAPNWQEYVVVDDLLVTGQNPASSEAAAKALIKLLLTD